Proteins from a single region of Chryseobacterium sp. W4I1:
- a CDS encoding polysaccharide deacetylase family protein yields the protein MESSKQIFQTNNKKRWRSVQWGSRIFIFVAVLLILALGLMMKMEKSPKIPFKEDYKAVITANKPYLQENKISKEYKGFRSFISEKTMHTSLAKIQQARAERLKNQNKNWSQFPGGIRSAFYVAWDPQSLMSLKRNIRHINLVFPEWFFLDPKTGDLKTNIDPEGYKIIKRTGVAAMPILSNNSDREFRSEGLGKVLKDPQKRTKLIQKLTQQCKKFHFKGINIDFEDMNLDSDEYLIAFMKELSETFKQNKLLVTMDIMTDNDDYNIQKLNPYVNYFILMAYDEYAADSDAGPVSSQKWIEAQTEKILQKTTPEKIILGLGAYGYDWSTNKDDNSSVTYMQAITKASASKAVINFDDNTFNLNYSYTDSKKNTHTVFFNDAASIFNTMRFSSEYPLAGTAVWRLGSEDSRIWNFYDKDLTSAGMSKLNLKILENVKGQTMVDYIGDGEVLDVLNTPHDGKIALEIDSKEKIITDENYITYPSSYEVKKYGEAPQKNLVLTFDDGPDETYTPQILDVLSKYHVPAAFFLVGLNAERNLPLVKRIYREGHEIGNHTFTHENVAKVSPERALLEMKLTRLLIECVTGHSTILFRAPYNADSEPTTSEEIIPVALARQQNYLDIGESIDPEDWQPGIKADEIIKRVMAGIKQERGNIILLHDAGGDTREETVKALKILIPTLQKQGYHFTNLASILHKSKNVLMPEVPKTRSYYIMQLNLVLATVVYGISHFLVALFSIFIGLGLIRLLFMMYWAFKERKKEKTLGNFPVLESYPKVSIIVPAYNEEVNIISSLSNLLKQTYPNFDIIMVDDGSKDSTFEKAKEEFPNHPKLKIFTKSNGGKATALNFGISQTDAEYVVCIDADTQLQHDAVKYLIARFLNADPEEKIAAVAGNVKVGNTVNWITRWQSIEYTTSQNFDRLAYAHINAITVIPGAIGAFKKSVIIEEGGYSTDTLAEDCDITVKILKAGYTVANENRAVAVTEAPESIKQFLKQRFRWTYGIMQMFWKQHQTFLNPKYKGLGLWAMPNILLFQYIIPFFSPLADLIMFFGILSGNGGKIFTYYLIFLLVDASLALAAFIMQREKLTNLLYVIPQRFGYRWLMYIVLFRSLRKALKGEMQSWGFLKRTGNVKEIATS from the coding sequence GTGGAAAGTTCAAAACAGATTTTTCAAACCAACAATAAAAAACGCTGGAGAAGCGTACAGTGGGGAAGCCGTATTTTCATTTTCGTTGCCGTATTGCTGATCCTGGCTTTAGGGCTGATGATGAAAATGGAAAAAAGCCCAAAAATTCCTTTCAAAGAAGACTATAAAGCAGTAATTACCGCTAACAAACCTTATCTTCAGGAGAATAAAATATCTAAAGAATATAAAGGCTTCAGGAGTTTTATTTCTGAAAAAACAATGCACACCAGTCTTGCTAAAATTCAGCAGGCAAGAGCAGAAAGACTCAAAAATCAAAACAAAAACTGGTCCCAGTTTCCCGGCGGAATCCGCTCCGCATTCTATGTAGCCTGGGATCCGCAATCCCTGATGTCTCTGAAAAGAAATATCAGACACATCAACCTTGTTTTTCCGGAATGGTTTTTCCTCGATCCCAAAACAGGAGATCTGAAGACCAATATAGATCCGGAAGGTTATAAAATAATCAAAAGAACAGGAGTGGCTGCCATGCCGATTTTAAGTAATAATTCCGACCGGGAGTTCCGTTCTGAAGGACTGGGGAAAGTCCTCAAAGATCCTCAGAAAAGAACGAAACTTATTCAAAAACTGACACAGCAATGCAAGAAATTTCATTTTAAAGGAATCAATATTGACTTTGAAGATATGAACCTGGATTCTGATGAATATCTTATTGCCTTTATGAAGGAGCTTTCGGAAACTTTCAAACAGAACAAACTGCTGGTTACCATGGATATCATGACAGATAATGATGACTATAATATCCAGAAACTGAATCCCTATGTAAATTACTTCATCCTGATGGCTTATGATGAATATGCTGCAGACAGTGATGCGGGACCCGTTTCTTCACAAAAATGGATCGAAGCACAAACTGAAAAAATTCTTCAGAAAACCACTCCTGAAAAAATCATTCTCGGACTGGGGGCGTACGGCTACGACTGGAGCACAAATAAAGATGACAATAGTTCTGTTACCTATATGCAAGCCATTACAAAAGCCAGTGCAAGTAAGGCCGTGATTAATTTCGATGATAATACATTCAATTTAAATTATTCCTACACTGACTCTAAAAAAAATACCCATACGGTATTTTTCAACGATGCGGCATCCATTTTCAATACCATGCGTTTTTCCTCTGAATATCCGCTGGCAGGAACTGCCGTTTGGAGGCTGGGAAGTGAAGACAGCAGAATCTGGAATTTCTATGATAAAGACCTGACCTCTGCCGGTATGTCTAAGCTTAACTTAAAAATACTAGAAAATGTAAAAGGCCAGACCATGGTAGATTATATTGGAGACGGAGAGGTTTTGGATGTGTTAAATACCCCGCATGACGGAAAGATTGCATTGGAAATAGATTCTAAAGAAAAAATAATTACGGACGAAAATTATATCACGTATCCAAGTTCTTATGAAGTGAAAAAATACGGTGAGGCTCCTCAAAAAAATCTGGTTCTGACTTTTGATGATGGTCCGGACGAAACGTACACACCACAGATTTTAGATGTTCTGTCAAAATACCATGTCCCTGCTGCCTTTTTCCTTGTCGGACTCAATGCTGAAAGAAATCTTCCGCTGGTTAAAAGAATTTACCGGGAAGGCCATGAAATCGGGAATCATACTTTCACCCATGAAAATGTAGCTAAAGTAAGCCCGGAAAGAGCATTGCTGGAAATGAAGCTGACAAGGCTTCTCATAGAATGCGTTACAGGGCATAGTACCATTCTGTTCAGAGCACCTTATAACGCAGACTCTGAACCTACCACTTCTGAGGAGATCATTCCCGTAGCATTGGCAAGACAGCAGAATTATCTGGACATAGGAGAAAGTATAGATCCTGAAGACTGGCAGCCCGGAATAAAAGCAGATGAAATCATAAAACGCGTCATGGCAGGAATCAAACAGGAGCGTGGAAATATCATACTTCTGCATGATGCAGGCGGAGATACCAGAGAAGAAACTGTAAAAGCTCTTAAAATCCTGATACCAACACTGCAGAAACAAGGCTATCATTTCACGAATCTTGCCAGTATTCTGCATAAAAGCAAAAACGTGCTGATGCCGGAAGTGCCTAAAACAAGATCCTATTATATTATGCAGCTCAATCTGGTTCTGGCAACCGTAGTTTATGGAATAAGTCATTTTTTAGTCGCACTTTTCTCCATATTTATTGGGCTGGGCCTCATAAGACTGCTGTTTATGATGTATTGGGCTTTTAAAGAAAGAAAAAAAGAAAAAACATTAGGGAATTTCCCTGTTTTGGAATCTTATCCCAAAGTATCCATCATTGTTCCTGCTTATAACGAAGAAGTGAATATTATTTCTTCCCTGAGTAATTTATTGAAACAAACCTATCCGAATTTTGATATCATCATGGTGGATGATGGAAGTAAGGATTCAACCTTTGAAAAAGCAAAAGAAGAATTTCCAAACCATCCGAAGCTGAAAATCTTCACGAAATCAAACGGTGGAAAAGCAACAGCCCTGAACTTTGGGATATCCCAAACCGATGCAGAATATGTAGTCTGTATTGACGCAGATACCCAGCTTCAGCATGATGCCGTAAAATATCTTATCGCAAGGTTTTTAAATGCAGATCCCGAAGAAAAAATAGCAGCAGTGGCAGGCAATGTAAAAGTAGGAAACACTGTAAACTGGATCACCAGATGGCAGTCTATAGAATATACCACCAGTCAGAATTTCGACAGGTTAGCGTATGCCCATATCAATGCGATCACTGTGATTCCGGGTGCGATTGGGGCATTTAAAAAATCAGTGATCATCGAAGAAGGAGGATATTCCACCGATACATTGGCAGAAGACTGTGATATTACAGTAAAGATTTTAAAAGCAGGATACACCGTTGCCAATGAAAACAGGGCAGTTGCTGTGACCGAAGCTCCGGAAAGTATAAAACAGTTTTTAAAACAACGATTCCGCTGGACGTATGGAATTATGCAGATGTTCTGGAAACAGCACCAGACATTCCTCAATCCAAAATATAAAGGACTTGGACTTTGGGCAATGCCGAATATCTTACTTTTTCAATACATTATTCCATTCTTTTCACCTTTGGCAGATCTCATCATGTTCTTTGGAATTTTATCAGGAAATGGCGGAAAAATATTTACTTATTATCTGATCTTTCTTTTAGTAGATGCATCTCTCGCTCTTGCAGCTTTTATTATGCAGCGGGAGAAATTAACGAATCTGCTTTATGTAATTCCACAGCGGTTCGGGTACAGATGGCTTATGTATATCGTACTTTTCAGAAGCCTAAGAAAGGCCCTGAAAGGGGAAATGCAGTCCTGGGGATTTTTAAAAAGAACCGGTAATGTAAAAGAAATAGCGACGTCTTAA
- a CDS encoding lipocalin family protein: MKTLQKIAIPVTLGVLGFMIFNSCSTGIPKGAVAVNNFDVKKYLGRWYEIARFDYRFEKNMDNVTAEYSENPDGTIRVDNKGYDYIKKEHKESIGEARFVKDKTEARLKVSFFKPIWAGYNVIDIDEDYQYALVAGSSLKYLWILSRTPSIPDSIKQRFIEKAKKIGYNTDELIWVKHN; this comes from the coding sequence ATGAAAACTCTTCAGAAAATTGCTATCCCCGTCACATTAGGTGTTTTAGGTTTTATGATATTTAATTCCTGCTCAACGGGAATTCCGAAAGGAGCAGTAGCCGTCAACAATTTTGATGTTAAAAAATACCTTGGAAGATGGTATGAAATTGCCCGTTTCGATTATAGATTCGAGAAAAATATGGACAATGTCACTGCCGAATATTCTGAAAACCCTGATGGTACCATTCGGGTAGATAATAAAGGCTATGATTATATAAAAAAAGAGCACAAAGAATCTATTGGAGAAGCCAGATTTGTAAAAGACAAAACAGAAGCCCGTCTCAAAGTTTCATTTTTCAAACCAATCTGGGCCGGCTACAATGTTATTGATATCGATGAAGACTATCAGTATGCGTTGGTTGCAGGAAGCAGCTTAAAATATTTATGGATTCTATCAAGAACGCCATCTATTCCGGATAGTATTAAGCAGCGATTCATTGAAAAAGCAAAAAAAATAGGTTATAATACAGATGAATTGATCTGGGTGAAACATAATTAG
- a CDS encoding CinA family nicotinamide mononucleotide deamidase-related protein has translation MEKAVLITIGDEILSGNTVDTNSNFIATELKNIGIQVTQIFTISDEIDTIKNTLKAAFELGDLIITTGGLGPTRDDKTKKALAEYFNDEIALDEVTFNHLKNYMEKRGRADILERNREQAFVPTKSVVFQNHFGTAPCMMMEQDGKLSFSLPGVPYEVKPLIRDQIVPYLKEKFNLYYIYTRIVSVVGIPESILADMIEDWELALPENLALSYLPVGTRVKLRLTASGDNEAALKLQAEEEIQKLLPIVGDHVIAVSEDKIEKILSEILTERNLTISTAESCTGGELAKMITSTAGSSKYFIGGIVPYATEKKIEILKISKETVDEFTVVSEQVASEMAEGCQKLFGTDISLSTTGVAGPGRGEDGHDVGTVFYSIRIKDQAVTSKLYLPHLDRLDFMNFVSQKIIQDLIGLLINN, from the coding sequence ATGGAAAAAGCTGTTCTGATTACTATCGGTGATGAAATCCTTTCCGGAAACACCGTTGATACCAATTCTAATTTTATTGCCACAGAACTTAAGAATATAGGCATACAGGTTACCCAGATTTTCACCATTTCAGACGAAATTGATACCATTAAAAATACCTTAAAAGCTGCTTTTGAGCTTGGAGACCTCATCATAACAACAGGCGGATTGGGTCCGACAAGGGATGATAAAACCAAAAAAGCACTGGCAGAATACTTCAATGATGAAATTGCATTGGATGAGGTGACTTTTAATCATCTTAAAAATTATATGGAGAAAAGGGGAAGGGCTGATATTCTTGAAAGAAATAGAGAACAGGCCTTTGTTCCTACAAAATCTGTTGTTTTTCAGAATCATTTCGGAACCGCGCCATGCATGATGATGGAGCAGGACGGAAAATTGAGTTTCAGTCTTCCCGGCGTTCCCTACGAAGTAAAACCGCTCATCAGAGACCAGATTGTTCCTTATCTAAAAGAAAAATTCAATCTGTATTATATCTATACCAGAATTGTTTCTGTGGTGGGAATTCCTGAAAGTATTCTTGCAGATATGATTGAAGACTGGGAGTTGGCGCTTCCGGAAAACCTGGCGCTTTCTTATCTTCCGGTGGGAACACGGGTTAAATTGAGATTAACGGCTTCAGGAGATAATGAAGCTGCCCTGAAGCTGCAGGCAGAAGAAGAGATCCAGAAACTCCTTCCTATAGTAGGTGATCACGTTATTGCTGTTTCAGAAGACAAAATAGAAAAGATCTTATCAGAGATCCTTACGGAAAGAAACCTGACGATTTCAACAGCAGAAAGCTGTACTGGAGGAGAGCTTGCAAAAATGATCACATCCACTGCCGGAAGCTCAAAATATTTTATAGGAGGTATTGTACCTTATGCCACAGAAAAGAAAATAGAGATTTTAAAGATTTCAAAAGAAACGGTAGACGAGTTTACTGTAGTAAGTGAGCAGGTGGCAAGTGAAATGGCAGAAGGCTGTCAGAAATTATTTGGTACAGACATTTCGCTCTCTACAACAGGTGTTGCTGGGCCGGGAAGAGGAGAGGATGGCCATGATGTAGGAACTGTTTTCTATAGCATTCGCATCAAGGACCAGGCGGTGACTTCAAAACTATACCTGCCACATCTGGACAGACTGGATTTCATGAATTTTGTTTCCCAGAAAATAATTCAGGATCTGATAGGACTTCTTATAAACAATTAA
- a CDS encoding LytTR family DNA-binding domain-containing protein, translated as MKIKSVIVDDELIAREVLRNYITKYCPQVEIVGEAENIKEAVPLIAEKQPQLVFLDVEMPFGNAFDVLEATKEFSYETIFITAFSQYSLQALNKSASYYILKPIDIQELILAVNKVAESLEKKEELNRNKILLENLKLKSEKQQLILPTLQGFDVVKTEDILRLQADGNFTQVYLTDGSKKMVCRFLKHFDDLLENPFVRVHRSHIINSGFVKSYHKSGTIMLSDDTEIEVSGSFKDNFLKVFS; from the coding sequence ATGAAAATAAAATCTGTAATCGTAGACGATGAGCTTATTGCTAGAGAAGTTCTCAGAAATTACATCACCAAATACTGTCCTCAGGTAGAAATAGTGGGCGAAGCAGAAAATATCAAAGAAGCTGTTCCTTTGATCGCTGAAAAGCAGCCGCAACTTGTTTTCCTGGATGTGGAAATGCCTTTCGGAAATGCCTTTGATGTATTGGAGGCGACCAAAGAATTTTCCTATGAAACAATCTTTATCACGGCTTTTTCTCAATATTCACTGCAGGCGCTTAATAAATCAGCAAGTTATTATATTTTAAAACCCATTGATATCCAGGAGCTTATTCTGGCGGTCAATAAAGTAGCAGAAAGCCTGGAAAAGAAAGAAGAACTCAACCGTAATAAAATTCTCCTCGAAAATTTAAAGTTAAAATCTGAAAAACAACAGCTTATCCTGCCTACACTACAGGGATTTGACGTGGTAAAAACTGAAGATATCCTAAGATTGCAGGCAGACGGAAATTTTACACAGGTTTATCTTACAGACGGTTCAAAAAAGATGGTGTGCCGTTTTCTGAAGCATTTTGATGACCTGCTGGAAAATCCTTTTGTACGGGTTCACCGTTCCCATATCATCAATTCAGGGTTTGTAAAATCTTACCATAAAAGCGGAACCATTATGCTTTCCGATGATACGGAAATTGAGGTTTCAGGTAGTTTTAAAGATAATTTCCTGAAAGTCTTTTCTTAG
- a CDS encoding SIMPL domain-containing protein, translating into MKLRHFLLIGIFSLGSFVHAQEVKKNAIEVTGIAEMEVEPDEIIFNIGIKADNKNELADNEKKLFETLKNAGIKNDDIKFKSMYQNIYAKNGKFTKSYTFKANTKANISKVFEDLNQKWVSNLNIAEVKNTKIADFRKAVKINALKAAKEKADYLLESMGKKTGAPLEIIEIEDYTSDTVMPIAYKSGMRNIQLEAADASADISFENIENIKIKYSIKTRYEIL; encoded by the coding sequence ATGAAATTAAGACATTTTTTATTGATCGGAATCTTTAGCCTGGGGAGTTTTGTACATGCACAGGAAGTAAAGAAAAATGCCATTGAAGTAACTGGTATTGCGGAAATGGAAGTAGAACCGGATGAGATCATCTTCAACATCGGCATTAAAGCAGATAATAAGAACGAGCTTGCGGACAATGAGAAGAAATTGTTTGAAACTTTGAAGAATGCTGGTATAAAGAACGATGACATCAAGTTCAAATCTATGTACCAAAATATCTATGCTAAAAATGGAAAATTTACAAAAAGCTATACATTCAAAGCCAACACAAAAGCCAATATCAGCAAAGTATTTGAAGACCTGAACCAAAAATGGGTAAGCAACCTGAATATTGCAGAAGTAAAGAATACTAAAATTGCAGACTTCCGAAAAGCAGTAAAAATAAATGCTTTAAAAGCAGCAAAGGAAAAGGCAGACTATCTCCTGGAAAGTATGGGCAAAAAAACGGGTGCCCCGCTGGAGATTATCGAAATTGAAGATTATACAAGCGATACTGTAATGCCTATAGCCTATAAAAGTGGCATGAGAAATATACAACTGGAAGCAGCAGATGCTTCTGCAGACATTTCTTTTGAAAATATAGAGAATATCAAGATCAAATACAGCATCAAAACGAGATACGAAATACTTTAG
- a CDS encoding histidine kinase, whose translation MKLVFKIFFIFILAAGNFCIAQDSARVTKAYKSAARLKKAVDNNDNKGVADTYVGIANDYFDQGNYAKSEEFLVKARNIYKNLNDKKNLEIVTRKIAQSQEKQNKITPAISNYSMAAEMSYTEKSRAVNANDVARLSSPTVEQKAEAIQDNINISLKGKDKGDLAASYSQMADVNIQQKDIPRAEENLNSAYAISKKEAPQQALEINQKLTNFYVENRNFEKAIEAKKKVLKEDFVKENSQEKVNQIQELADIYIKKNDPEEAVVLLKNAYGIALEKGHTLEAQKSVKRLDSLYNRSGNTDASMLLYRDFLGKLPDLVSKDRSLVDNKVLEDTEQRISQLEKERELKDALIRRKNVFNYSLIGVLILLTGLIIFIFRTLKKVQIKNKKIALQSLRREMNPHFIFNSLNSVNHFIATNNELEANQYLTKFSKLMRGVMENSTEDFIPFQQELDLLQNYLALEKTRFADKFDYKVEVDERLNMQSLKVPGMLVQPFLENAVWHGLRYRSEKGFLKLNFEKEAQHLKITIEDNGIGIEESKKQKTQHQKTREGRGMKNTLERIKLLNDLYKKDITSSIKDKENGSGVLVTIKINLS comes from the coding sequence GTGAAATTAGTTTTTAAAATATTCTTCATATTCATTCTTGCTGCAGGAAATTTCTGTATAGCACAGGATTCTGCGCGGGTTACTAAAGCTTATAAATCTGCTGCAAGATTAAAAAAAGCAGTTGATAATAATGATAATAAAGGTGTTGCAGACACCTATGTAGGTATTGCCAATGATTATTTTGACCAAGGGAATTATGCTAAAAGTGAAGAGTTTTTGGTCAAAGCCAGAAACATTTACAAAAACCTCAATGATAAAAAGAATCTGGAAATCGTAACCCGGAAAATTGCCCAGTCACAGGAAAAACAGAATAAAATAACCCCGGCCATCAGCAATTACAGTATGGCTGCTGAAATGAGCTATACGGAAAAAAGCAGAGCGGTAAATGCTAATGATGTGGCGAGACTTTCTTCTCCAACAGTCGAACAGAAAGCAGAAGCAATACAGGATAATATTAATATAAGTTTAAAAGGAAAAGATAAAGGCGATCTTGCCGCAAGCTACAGCCAGATGGCCGATGTGAATATTCAACAGAAAGATATTCCCAGAGCAGAAGAAAACCTGAACAGTGCCTATGCTATTTCTAAAAAAGAAGCGCCTCAGCAGGCTTTAGAGATTAATCAGAAACTGACGAATTTCTACGTTGAGAACAGGAATTTTGAAAAAGCTATTGAAGCCAAAAAGAAAGTCCTGAAAGAAGATTTTGTAAAAGAAAATTCACAGGAAAAAGTCAACCAGATCCAGGAACTGGCCGATATTTATATTAAAAAAAATGATCCGGAAGAAGCTGTCGTACTATTAAAAAATGCTTACGGAATTGCCCTGGAAAAAGGACATACACTGGAAGCTCAGAAAAGTGTAAAAAGACTGGACAGCCTTTATAATAGGTCAGGAAATACCGATGCTTCTATGTTGCTGTACAGAGATTTTCTGGGGAAACTCCCTGATCTTGTTTCTAAGGACAGAAGTCTGGTTGATAATAAAGTACTGGAAGATACAGAACAGAGAATTTCTCAGCTGGAAAAAGAACGGGAGTTAAAAGACGCTTTGATCCGTAGGAAGAATGTATTTAATTACAGCCTGATTGGTGTTCTGATCCTTTTGACCGGGCTGATAATCTTTATTTTCAGAACACTGAAAAAAGTTCAGATCAAAAATAAAAAAATTGCCCTGCAGTCGCTGAGAAGAGAAATGAATCCGCACTTTATCTTTAACAGTTTAAACAGTGTCAATCATTTTATAGCAACTAATAATGAGCTGGAAGCGAATCAGTATCTAACAAAATTCTCAAAGCTGATGCGGGGTGTCATGGAAAATTCAACTGAAGATTTTATTCCATTCCAACAGGAGCTGGATTTACTCCAGAATTATCTTGCTTTAGAAAAGACCCGTTTTGCTGATAAATTCGATTATAAAGTTGAGGTGGATGAAAGGCTGAATATGCAGAGCCTGAAAGTTCCCGGAATGCTTGTTCAGCCCTTCCTGGAAAATGCAGTCTGGCACGGACTCCGTTACAGAAGTGAAAAAGGATTTTTGAAACTGAATTTTGAAAAAGAAGCCCAGCATTTAAAGATCACCATTGAAGACAACGGAATAGGCATTGAAGAAAGCAAAAAACAGAAGACCCAGCATCAAAAGACCCGGGAAGGCCGTGGCATGAAAAATACACTGGAAAGGATTAAACTGCTGAATGATCTTTACAAAAAAGACATCACCAGTTCTATAAAAGATAAGGAAAACGGCAGTGGAGTTTTAGTGACCATAAAAATAAACCTGTCATAA
- a CDS encoding DUF4139 domain-containing protein — protein MKHYLILLISFSVSFLEAQEIKKEIEVKQATVFLQGAKVFGSTNVSLQKGRNRVRIINLPNNLDENTYKINLEKNTTLLSITPQNNFLKDDELSDSEKKPDDERKKLQRQANLLNIQIKNLTGEQNIINDNLKVSTNDKSTPQEQLMKLTEFYRKRMLEIDNQIFVLDEQKLVLDEGIAKINKQSGEEQTNKNTNRKELLLEILAENETNLNLGVSYIVSDAGWIPSYDLRAESVKKPLEMVYKGKIYQKTGQDWKNVKLFVSTYRPSYNQDRPILSPLYVAEYTAYNAQAETAGYQLKAAAKEVNSYQIRAEVAAKPSQIPVATVSDSQLNVIYELNYNQTILSQEKEQYVILDKKQIDATYKYHTVPKLNNQVFMMAFIKNWQNLNLISGEANIYFEDNYIGKTSITSNYVKDEFPISLGVDERITVKRIKLEDKTAQKNFNSNKWDTESYQISIRNNTKESIELEILDQLPISENSKILVKALEIGNGSLDEKTGSILWNRNISSGSSDKINFSYEVKYPKEMQVQYYSR, from the coding sequence ATGAAACACTATTTAATACTACTCATTTCATTTTCTGTTTCATTTTTGGAAGCACAGGAAATCAAAAAAGAAATTGAGGTAAAGCAGGCCACCGTATTCCTGCAGGGTGCTAAAGTTTTCGGAAGCACCAATGTGAGCCTTCAGAAAGGAAGAAACAGGGTACGAATTATCAATCTTCCCAATAACCTGGATGAGAATACGTATAAAATCAATCTTGAAAAGAATACCACTCTGCTTTCCATAACGCCACAAAATAATTTTCTAAAAGATGATGAGTTATCAGACAGTGAAAAGAAGCCTGATGATGAAAGAAAGAAATTACAGAGACAGGCCAATTTACTGAATATTCAGATCAAGAACCTGACTGGCGAACAAAATATCATTAACGACAATTTAAAAGTTTCCACCAATGATAAATCTACTCCACAAGAACAGCTGATGAAACTGACAGAATTTTACAGAAAAAGGATGCTGGAAATTGATAACCAGATTTTTGTTTTAGACGAGCAGAAATTGGTTCTGGATGAAGGCATTGCCAAAATCAATAAACAATCAGGAGAAGAGCAAACCAATAAGAACACGAACAGAAAAGAGCTTCTTCTGGAAATTCTCGCAGAGAATGAAACCAATCTGAATTTAGGAGTCAGCTATATTGTTTCCGATGCAGGCTGGATCCCGTCTTACGATCTGCGAGCCGAATCGGTAAAGAAACCTCTCGAAATGGTGTATAAAGGAAAGATCTACCAGAAAACGGGACAGGACTGGAAAAATGTAAAGCTCTTTGTTTCTACTTACAGACCTTCTTATAACCAGGACAGACCCATTCTTTCTCCTTTGTATGTTGCGGAATATACTGCTTATAATGCTCAGGCTGAAACAGCAGGCTATCAACTGAAAGCAGCTGCAAAAGAGGTAAACTCTTATCAGATAAGAGCTGAAGTTGCTGCTAAACCAAGCCAGATTCCGGTAGCAACCGTTTCAGACAGCCAATTGAACGTGATTTATGAGCTTAATTATAACCAGACCATTCTGAGCCAGGAAAAAGAACAGTATGTGATTCTTGATAAAAAACAGATTGATGCTACTTATAAATACCATACGGTTCCAAAACTGAACAATCAGGTATTCATGATGGCTTTCATTAAAAACTGGCAGAATCTTAACCTGATCTCCGGAGAAGCCAATATCTATTTTGAAGATAATTATATCGGGAAAACTAGTATTACCAGCAATTATGTAAAAGATGAATTCCCAATCTCATTAGGCGTAGATGAAAGAATTACGGTAAAAAGAATCAAACTGGAAGATAAAACTGCCCAGAAAAACTTTAACAGCAATAAATGGGATACAGAATCTTACCAGATCAGCATCAGGAACAATACAAAAGAAAGCATCGAACTGGAAATCCTGGATCAGCTTCCCATCAGTGAAAATTCTAAGATCCTGGTTAAGGCATTAGAAATCGGAAACGGAAGTCTCGATGAGAAGACAGGAAGTATTCTTTGGAACAGAAACATCAGCAGCGGAAGCTCGGACAAAATCAATTTCTCTTATGAGGTGAAGTATCCAAAAGAGATGCAGGTTCAATATTACAGCAGATAA